A stretch of Brassica napus cultivar Da-Ae chromosome C6, Da-Ae, whole genome shotgun sequence DNA encodes these proteins:
- the LOC106421651 gene encoding uncharacterized protein LOC106421651 isoform X7 has product MDFHGMNRKNLQILCKKHGIPANLKNIEMANRLASLIFQKEDEETVTETKEEEANLVASRKAKKVRFSHETDNQIFEFTRSVKKSVRTRRSRGQDGDAKAPPQPGGGIELRRSKRSVSKGIGSNGDDVSNSISGIGSSGSVQEEGKDVDSIVSEQLEDKGIQDGRRSTRLAGKIEKSCVEGGTSKSVALLPAAKRSKRIGSGGSSTQEEGKDIDLNAPERFEDRDVQGGKRSRRLAAKTEKSFEEGGTSKLVALVPDAKRSKRIGSGGSTQEEGKDTDLNAPERFEDRDVQGGKRSRRLAAKTEKSFEEGGTSKLVALVPDAKRSKRIGSGGSTQEEGKDTDLNAPERFEDRDVQGGRRSRRLAAKTEKSSEEGGMSKSVTLLPAAKRSKELVDVVNKEDEREIGEPNRKGGGSKVEMVRRRSMRFVNEQTSAQDQRRSVRLKASVENTSMGQAKNDSVKASRVVKGNLVDKKTDENLVKSKRVTRNMKRGRSGEPEVDIGAASNQSNLTPKKTLNEFVHFEQEEACGADVKAGGSSKNQECIKDKPQGIIITEDSPSFSQAKAAEPVRMLEKVLDPTLDKSDDSSQRSNIREINCERMEEECEEKLERETVSMPLMEEEKEEVSPRSLSSPKDKLHVPTGHIIVKDSASTVIAEESTKTKDETLIYSPESELKETSSIAKLANVEGSLENSTERWKEIHSGKDDEKGSLENVQAENLHGNVSECNTESSSAEEEMEISKIGGLSVAHCVNLIPEKLLGEYSQLEPEEAERPNVEARSSSQKVKKIVAQEFVKDKPQEVADDSPSTSETKATEPTVISENVLDSTRTVSGETSAVRNSHELNSEVLEEGREEKHELAMTKKDQVETSSLSEFLTERSEVKTCLDNRITSCSLSVEATLSPASVQLAMSNPEADLGVPTGNDIVSTVITKEETLILTPTSELKEDNAGAKISKVEAILGNSAECCKEDEKGSLEKDVQAENLHVNFSECITEKSSSEEVEISKDGCKSANLTPEKLLDTYTQLVPEEAGGPNVEIRSSSKRMKTVSSECLKENPQGMAEESPSTFVTKTAETLMMSENVSVDISPVGNTQELYPELTDEEREEKQELDIVLVAETEKEKKKASSSSELFVETTPPPPSLVQIAVSNPESELSVPTRHILVKDIVSVVIAEEDIKTEEVPKSVQSFVAKFAETDAVLENSAECSNKSLSIKYDGKGSLEKEKQSAKRHGNFSEYNAENSNAEEEADICKVGRISAGHGVYREKLDEVEDESLMKSVQTISSERGCEPNPLVLSGSLSTEFASHSHKEENVSECLEEEEMKALSQPTPINKAASNELDSSSLFTTPERNLMLMEQLSESGKICEAHIVTQHNDEAVESVVFTTPEKVLLLGDSGLDEVGKEEEHTTTDFPDESDILNTSQNEAFNEGERIEVELHDEPNITASPLRQSSVGDFKEDRNERNEENRTVELHCESGTCTGQDKHDGAENSGGNKDMELYEESVVFTGLEERHELFGDSREDELNMDAQFYDEAGLSTEMHKDLPLADPELGKAGWLEINNDDKSGSLEGRLLNGDSEQKKTKKAPAEFHDESAVPSIPERHPFPEESEQEEAAKSEENNALESQADCDNFTAANVNAKSHDMSDVLTASESHSIMGAFEPDGKENKDVELLGESNISTNEESGQDGKIKYNTAATCEESSFFISPERRHHLGNTEPHTAGKQERKEVEFKDESTFFTRLETRLLLGESTQDRLDNGKSGSAKYQSHHASSPKVILKDDSVARECQVAAPDFRENTIVDSSGSIASKVSYSHEFSAGEVSAGAEFMPKASQAKNVAGLDAIQGTSKQSRGNSPHVDTCHTMGADTIMDAERNVSLSSYVLSLPAEGNSETIGEISNHIEVAGTCSLVSEESGPSTDIQNQIHDAVEELPVTDELIDAKLTKNTQSDSETIGLPDEGDSKSIVENPSQLEITGTCSMVSERSTPPMDNQNHINDALNEELAVTDNSKADELIEAKVTKNVDSSGGSDVSGKTCVLAGTEDEHLGYNSEVTDHVDTAFENDISLTPDGSTLQKNRNEEAAADDEMVNGKATPSPEEALVKPSDNIGESAPRTSKRQPLQDLRKN; this is encoded by the exons ATGGATTTTCATGGAATGAATCGGAAAAATCTACAAATCCTATGTAAAAAGCATGGGATCCCTGCGAATCTCAAGAACATCGAGATGGCTAATCGACTCGCTTCTCTTATTTTCCAG AAGGAAGATGAAGAAACTGTAACGGAAACGAAGGAGGAGGAGGCGAATCTAGTTGCTAGCAGAAAAGCTAAGAAAGTAAGATTCAGTCATGAGACTGATAATCAAATTTTCGAATTCACTCGATCGGTTAAGAAGAGTGTTAGAACGCGTCGTAGTCGCGGCCAAGATGGGGATGCTAAAGCTCCTCCTCAGCCAGGTGGAGGTATAGAGCTAAGGCGGTCGAAGCGGAGTGTGTCTAAGGGGATAGgatctaatggagatgatgtgTCAAACTCGATAAGTGGGATTGGCTCTAGTGGTAGTGTTCAAGAAGAG GGTAAAGATGTAGATTCGATTGTTTCTGAACAGTTGGAAGATAAAGGTATCCAGGATGGGAGACGGTCCACGAGACTTGCTGGTAAAATTGAGAAATCATGCGTGGAAGGTGGGACATCTAAGTCAGTAGCTTTATTACCTGCTGCTAAGCGGTCAAAGCGAATTGGCTCTGGTGGTAGTAGTACTCAAGAAGAGGGTAAAGATATTGATTTGAATGCTCCAGAACGGTTTGAAGATAGAGATGTTCAGGGTGGGAAACGGTCTAGGCGACTGGCTGCTAAAACTGAGAAATCATTTGAGGAAGGTGGGACATCCAAGTTAGTAGCTTTAGTTCCTGATGCTAAGCGGTCAAAGCGAATTGGCTCTGGTGGTAGTACTCAAGAAGAGGGTAAAGATACTGATTTGAATGCTCCAGAACGGTTTGAAGATAGAGATGTTCAGGGTGGGAAACGGTCTAGGCGACTGGCTGCTAAAACTGAGAAATCATTTGAGGAAGGTGGGACATCCAAGTTAGTAGCTTTAGTTCCTGATGCTAAGCGGTCAAAGCGAATTGGCTCTGGTGGTAGTACTCAAGAAGAGGGTAAAGATACTGATTTGAATGCTCCAGAACGGTTTGAAGATAGAGATGTTCAGGGTGGGAGACGGTCTAGGCGACTGGCTGCTAAAACTGAGAAATCTTCTGAGGAAGGTGGGATGTCAAAGTCGGTGACTTTATTGCCTGCTGCTAAGCGGTCAAAAGAACTTGTAGACGTGGTTAACAAAGAAGATGAAAGGGAAATAGGAGAACCTAATAGGAAGGGTGGTGGTTCTAAAGTTGAAATGGTGCGTAGGCGGTCTATGCGGTTTGTGAATGAGCAGACCAGTGCTCAGGATCAGAGAAGGTCAGTGAGGCTTAAAGCTAGTGTGGAGAACACATCAATGGGGCAAGCGAAGAATGATTCAGTGAAGGCTTCAAGAGTAGTTAAAGGGAATCTAGTTGATAAGAAGACGGATGAGAATCTTGTCAAATCGAAAAGAGTTACTAGAAATATGAAGCGGGGCAGATCAGGAGAGCCAGAGGTGGACATTGGAGCTGCATCAAACCAAAGCAACCTAACGCCTAAGAAGACTTTGAATGAGTTCGTTCACTTTGAGCAAGAAGAAGCTTGTGGAGCTGATGTTAAAGCTGGAGGCTCTTCCAAGAATCAAGAATGCATTAAGGATAAGCCTCAAGGAATAATAATAACTGAGGACTCTCCTTCTTTCTCCCAAGCCAAAGCTGCAGAACCTGTTAGGATGCTTGAGAAGGTTTTAGACCCTACACTGGATAAGTCAGATGATAGTTCACAAAGGTCAAACATCCGAGAGATTAATTGTGAACGTATGGAAGAAGAATGTGAAGAGAAACTTGAGCGAGAGACAGTTTCTATGCCCCTGATGGAGGAGGAAAAAGAGGAAGTATCACCACGCTCTCTAAGCAGCCCAAAAGATAAGCTACACGTCCCTACTGGCCATATCATTGTTAAGGATAGTGCTTCAACAGTTATAGCAGAGGAAAGTACCAAAACAAAGGACGAAACCCTTATTTACTCTCCTGAATCTGAGCTTAAGGAGACTAGCTCTATAGCTAAGTTAGCAAACGTTGAAG GAAGTCTGGAAAACTCAACTGAACGTTGGAAAGAGATTCACTCAGGCAAAGATGATGAGAAAGGTTCCTTGGAGAACGTACAAGCAGAAAATTTGCATGGGAACGTTTCTGAATGCAACACTGAGAGTAGCAGTGCAGAAGAAGAAATGGAGATTAGTAAGATCGGTGGTCTGAGTGTTGCTCACTGTGTAAATTTAATACCAGAAAAACTTTTGGGTGAGTACTCTCAGTTAGAGCCAGAAGAAGCAGAGCGGCCTAACGTGGAAGCTAGAAGCTCTTCCCAGAAAGTGAAGAAGATAGTGGCTCAAGAATTCGTAAAAGATAAGCCACAAGAAGTGGCTGACGACTCACCTTCTACATCTGAAACCAAAGCTACAGAACCTACTGTGATTTCTGAGAATGTTTTGGATTCTACACGGACAGTGTCAGGTGAGACGTCAGCGGTGAGAAACAGTCACGAGTTGAATTCTGAAGTTTTGGAAGAAGGACGTGAAGAGAAACATGAGCTAGCCATGACTAAGAAAGACCAAGTGGAAACATCATCACTCTCTGAATTTCTTACTGAGCGCTCAGAAGTGAAAACCTGCCTAGATAACCGCATCACTAGCTGTTCTCTATCTGTGGAAGCTACTTTGTCTCCTGCTTCAGTACAATTAGCAATGAGCAACCCGGAAGCCGATCTAGGCGTGCCTACTGGCAATGATATTGTTTCGACGGTTATAACCAAGGAGGAAACCCTTATTTTAACCCCTACATCTGAGCTTAAGGAGGATAACGCTGGTGCTAAGATATCAAAAGTAGAAG CAATCCTGGGAAACTCAGCTGAATGTTGCAAAGAGGATGAGAAAGGTTCCTTGGAGAAGGATGTCCAAGCAGAAAATTTGCATGTAAACTTTTCTGAATGCATCACTGAGAAGAGCAGCTCAGAAGAAGTGGAGATTAGTAAGGACGGTTGTAAGAGTGCAAATCTGACGCCAGAGAAACTTTTGGATACGTACACTCAATTGGTGCCAGAAGAAGCAGGGGGACCTAATGTGGAAATTAGAAGCTCTTCCAAGAGAATGAAGACAGTGAGTTCagaatgcctaaaagagaatcCACAAGGAATGGCTGAGGAGTCGCCTTCTACATTCGTGACCAAAACTGCAGAAACTCTCATGATGTCTGAGAATGTTTCAGTTGATATTTCACCGGTGGGAAACACTCAAGAGTTGTATCCTGAACTTACGGATGAAGAACGTGAAGAGAAACAAGAGCTAGACATAGTTCTGGTGGCTGAGACagagaaggagaaaaagaaagcatcatcatcatctgagcTATTTGTGGAAACCACTCCACCTCCTCCTTCTTTAGTACAGATAGCAGTGAGCAACCCTGAATCCGAGCTAAGTGTGCCTACTAGACATATCCTTGTTAAGGATATTGTTTCAGTAGTTATTGCTGAGGAAGATATTAAAACCGAGGAGGTTCCTAAATCAGTGCAGAGCTTTGTAGCTAAATTTGCAGAAACAGATG CAGTCCTGGAAAATTCAGCTGAATGTTCGAACAAGAGTCTTTCAATCAAATATGATGGTAAAGGTTCCTTAGAGAAGGAAAAACAATCAGCAAAGCGACATGGAAACTTCTCTGAATACAACGCTGAGAATAGCAAtgcagaagaagaagcagacatCTGTAAAGTTGGTCGTATTAGCGCTGGTCATGGTGTATACCGGGAGAAGCTCGATGAGGTCGAGGATGAGAGTCTAATGAAATCTGTGCAAACAATTTCTAGTGAGAGAGGTTGTGAACCAAATCCGTTGGTGCTAAGTGGATCGTTGTCAACTGAATTTGCTTCTCACTCACACAAGGAAGAGAACGTTTCAGAGTGTTTGGAGGAAGAGGAAATGAAAGCTTTATCCCAACCTACACCAATAAATAAAGCTGCTAGCAACGAACTTGACAGTTCATCTCTATTCACTACCCCCGAGAGGAACTTGATGTTAATGGAGCAGCTCAGCGAAAGTGGAAAGATCTGTGAAGCTCATATAGTGACCCAGCACAATGATGAAGCAGTAGAGTCTGTTGTTTTCACAACTCCTGAAAAAGTTTTACTGCTGGGTGATTCTGGGCTAGATGAGGTGGGAAAGGAAGAGGAGCATACAACCACAGACTTTCCTGATGAATCTGATATTCTCAATACCAGCCAAAATGAAGCTTTTAATGAAGGAGAAAGAATAGAGGTTGAGCTTCATGACGAGCCTAACATTACCGCTAGCCCACTGAGACAATCCAGTGTAGGAGACTTCAAAGAAGATAGAAACGAAAGGAATGAAGAAAATCGGACTGTTGAGCTCCATTGTGAATCCGGCACTTGCACTGGACAGGATAAACATGATGGAGCAGAGAATAGTGGAGGAAACAAAGATATGGAGTTATATGAAGAATCTGTTGTTTTCACTGGTCTGGAGGAGAGGCATGAGCTTTTTGGGGATTCTAGAGAAGATGAACTCAATATGGATGCACAGTTCTATGACGAAGCTGGATTATCCACTGAGATGCACAAAGATCTACCTTTAGCAGACCCTGAACTAGGCAAAGCAGGATGGCTAGAAATTAATAATGATGACAAGTCAGGTAGCCTGGAGGGGCGATTGTTAAATGGAGACtctgaacaaaagaaaacaaaaaaggcgCCTGCAGAGTTTCATGATGAGTCTGCTGTTCCCAGTATTCCAGAAAGACATCCATTCCCGGAAGAGTCTGAACAGGAAGAAGCTGCAAAAAGTGAAGAAAACAATGCTTTGGAATCGCAAGCTGACTGTGACAACTTCACTGCCGCCAACGTAAATGCTAAGTCTCATGATATGTCCGATGTTCTCACTGCTTCTGAAAGCCACTCTATTATGGGAGCCTTTGAGCCAGATGGAAAAGAAAACAAGGATGTGGAATTGTTGGGTGAATCTAACATTTCCACAAACGAAGAGTCTGGACAAGATGgaaagataaaatataatacagcAGCCACTTGCGAAGAGTCTTCTTTTTTCATTTCTCCAGAAAGGCGACACCATCTAGGAAACACTGAACCACACACTGCTGGAAAGCAAGAACGAAAGGAAGTGGAGTTCAAGGACGAGTCTACCTTCTTCACTAGGCTCGAGACTCGTTTACTTTTGGGAGAGTCTACTCAGGACCGTCTTGATAATGGCAAGTCTGGCTCAGCCAAGTATCAAAGCCATCATGCTTCTTCTCCCAAAGTTATTTTGAAGGACGACAGTGTGGCTCGGGAATGTCAAGTTGCAGCTCCAGATTTCAGAGAAAACACTATTGTTGATTCAAGTGGTAGTATCGCATCCAAAGTTTCTTATAGCCATGAGTTCAGTGCCGGGGAAGTATCTGCAGGTGCAGAGTTTATGCCAAAAGCTTCTCAGGCAAAAAATGTTGCAGGTCTAGATGCCATACAAGGGACATCAAAGCAAAGCAGAGGGAATTCTCCACATGTTGACACATGCCATACTATGGGGGCTGACACTATCATGGATGCAGAAAGAAATGTTTCCTTGAGCTCCTATGTTCTTTCCTTACCAGCTGAAGGTAATTCTGAGACGATTGGCGAAATTTCCAACCACATAGAAGTTGCTGGAACCTGTTCGTTGGTGTCTG AAGAATCTGGCCCTTCCACAGACATTCAGAATCAGATACATGATGCAGTGGAGGAACTGCCAGTAACAG ACGAGCTCATAGATGCAAAGTTAACCAAGAACACTCAAAGTGATTCCGAGACAATTGGCTTACCAGATGAAGGTGATTCCAAGTCAATTGTTGAAAATCCCAGCCAACTTGAAATTACTGGGACCTGCTCCATGGTGTCAG AAAGATCTACCCCTCCCATGGACAATCAGAACCATATAAATGACGCTCTGAACGAGGAACTGGCAGTAACAG ACAATAGCAAAGCAGACGAGCTCATAGAAGCAAAAGTAACGAAGAACGTTGACTCTTCAGGTGGCTCTGATGTCTCTGGAAAGACATGCGTCTTAGCTGGAACAGAGGATGAGCACTTAGGCTATAATTCTGAAGTAACTGATCATGTTGATACTGCATTTG AGAACGACATCTCTCTAACTCCTGATGGATCTACTCTTCAGAAAAACAGGAACGAAGAAG CTGCGGCAGATGATGAAATGGTTAATGGAAAAGCTACTCCGAGTCCTGAAGAAGCCTTGGTTAAGCCATCTGATAACATTGGTGAATCAG CTCCAAGGACATCGAAGAGACAGCCGCTCCAAGACTTGAGGAAGAACTAG